A window of Lagenorhynchus albirostris chromosome 11, mLagAlb1.1, whole genome shotgun sequence contains these coding sequences:
- the PTMS gene encoding parathymosin encodes MTGVGGGYQGNRSSLPPLARSLPSLSSSYPHLSNLRFHPPPLSSPPRSRLPHPWEAPPVGQRRFISGFPGRGRQRLVGGSSAGAGAASRGPSDRGRSAPATARTALPPALRTAAALRVSAPDPPPPHPARLCRLFLSPSLPSGRRCRCRRRRRHRARFRPRPPSAVQGPSVPAPGPRLPASSGPGPGTMSEKSVEAAAELSAKDLKEKKEKVEEKASRKERKKEVVEEEENGAEEEEETAEDGEEEDEGDEEDEEEEEDEDEGPALKRAAEEEDEADPKRQKTENGASA; translated from the exons atGACCGGAGTGGGGGGCGGTTACCAGGGCAACAGG TCCTCCCTCCCGCCTCTCGCGCGCTCCCTCCCCTCGCTTTCATCCTCCTATCCCCACCTCTCCAACCTCCGCTTtcatcctcctcccctctcttctcctccccgCTCCCGCCTGCCCCACCCCTGGGAAGCCCCTCCCGTCGGGCAGCGCCGCTTTATAAGCGGGTTCCCTGGCCGGGGGCGGCAGCGGCTGGTCGGCGGCAGCTCTGCGGGTGCGGGGGCGGCGAGCCGAGGACCGAGCGACCGCGGCCGGAGCGCGCCGGCCACCGCCCGCACCGCCCTTCCGCCCGCCCTCCGGACGGCCGCAGCCCTGCGGGTCTCCGCTCCagacccacccccgccccaccccgcgcGCCTCTGCCGCCTCTTCCTGAGCCCCAGCTTGCCGAGCGGCCGCCGCTGCCgctgtcgccgccgccgccgccaccgcgcCAGGTTCCGGCCGCGGCCACCCTCCGCCGTCCAGGGCCCTTCCGTCCCGGCCCCGGGACCCCGACTCCCCGCCAgctccggccccggccccggcacCATGTCGGAGAAGAGCGTGGAGGCAGCGGCCGAGTTGAGCGCCAAG GAcctaaaggagaagaaagagaaggtggaggagaaggCAAGCCGGAAAGAGCGAAAGAAAGAAGTGGTGGAG GAGGAGGAGAACGGagctgaggaggaagaagagaccgCCGAGGACGGCGAGGAGGAGGATGAAGGAGAcgaggaag atgaggaagaagaagaagatgaggACGAAGGGCCCGCGCTGAAGAGAGCTGCCGAAGAGGAG GATGAAGCGGATCCCAAGCGGCAGAAGACAGAAAATGGGGCGTCGGCATGA